One window from the genome of Helicobacter pylori encodes:
- the hpaA2 gene encoding HpaA2 protein → MKKGSLAIVLGSLLASGAFYTALADGMPAKQQQHNNMGESVDLHFHYPIKGKQEPKNGHLVVLIDPKIEANKVIPENYQKEFEKSLFLQLSSFLERKGYSVSQFKDANEIPQDIKEKALLVLRMDGDVAILEDIVEESDALSEERVIDMSSGYLNLNFVEPKSEDIIHSFGIDVSKIKAVIERVELRRTNSGGFVPKTFVHKIKETDHDRAIRKIMNQAYHKVMVHITKELSKKHMEHYEKVSSEMKKRK, encoded by the coding sequence ATGAAAAAAGGTAGTTTGGCAATCGTTTTAGGATCGTTACTAGCAAGTGGGGCGTTTTATACGGCTCTAGCTGATGGAATGCCTGCAAAGCAACAGCAGCACAATAACATGGGCGAGTCTGTGGATTTGCATTTCCACTATCCTATTAAAGGCAAGCAAGAGCCTAAAAATGGCCATTTGGTTGTCTTAATCGATCCTAAGATAGAGGCTAATAAAGTTATCCCTGAAAATTATCAAAAAGAATTTGAGAAATCTTTGTTTCTCCAGTTGAGTAGTTTTTTAGAGAGGAAAGGCTATAGCGTTTCGCAATTTAAAGATGCTAACGAAATCCCTCAAGACATCAAAGAAAAAGCGTTGCTCGTTTTACGCATGGATGGGGATGTGGCTATCTTAGAAGATATTGTAGAAGAGAGCGATGCGCTTAGCGAAGAAAGAGTGATAGACATGTCTTCAGGGTATTTGAACTTGAATTTTGTTGAGCCAAAAAGTGAAGATATTATCCATAGTTTTGGTATTGATGTTTCAAAGATTAAGGCTGTGATTGAAAGAGTGGAATTGCGGCGCACCAATTCTGGAGGTTTTGTCCCCAAAACTTTTGTGCATAAGATTAAGGAAACCGACCATGATCGAGCCATTAGAAAAATCATGAATCAAGCCTATCATAAAGTGATGGTGCATATTACCAAAGAGTTAAGCAAAAAACACATGGAACATTATGAAAAAGTTTCTAGTGAAATGAAAAAACGAAAGTAG